The Cytophagia bacterium CHB2 genomic sequence GCCCGCCACGCCAGTGCCGGTATCATCAACCTTGAAATCCGTGATCAGGAAATCGGCGTTGGCATCTTCCGGGCCGAAGGCTGTGACCACGTATTCATTGTCGCCCGTGCCGAGATACTCGAACAGATCGATGCTGCGCTTGCCAAAAGCAGGCATAAAGTACGTGTTGCCATCGCGGCCCTTGCCTTCTGCGCCTGCAATCAAATTGACTTCGTGTTGATTGATCTTCATGGAGATCCGTTCCAACCCGCGATTGTCCACATACAGATAACGATCGGCAGGCGGCAAAGTGAATTGCGCCGGCCCTTGATTGGGATCGAGACGCAAATAAATCGGATCCGCAAGAATCTCGCAGCCTGCCATGTTGGTAAGCTTGAGCAGGAAGCCGGACGCGCCTTGCGGCTGTGTTCTCTCACTGCGGAATCGCACGCGCTTGTCGCCCGGCGTAAAATTCTCGATAATGACGACGCGGTTTCTGACTTCCACAACTTCGATTTTGGCAATACCGCTTTCTTCGTCAACCGCTTCTCCGGTGATAAGCGGGAGTTGCGTAAAATCGAAGGTCGCGGTTGGTGCGGTTGTATCCGAAAGCACGACGACCGTATCGGCGCTCACTGTTGTGCAACCCAGGGTGTCGCGATAAGTGCATTCGGCGATGATGAAATTATAGCCGGGCTGCAATTGCACGGTTGCGCCGAACACTCCACCGTTTACCGCAACGGGATTGCCGTTGATTGTGCAGGTTGACGTCACTGCGCCGAGTCCACCGCTTACGGCTGTCGTTCCGCTGACATTAATGGAAGAGGCGCAAATTGCGCTGCTGTCCGCCGGCGAAGTGATGGTCACAGTACTGGCCAGACGGCTGGCATAAACCGAAATGGAATCTATTGATGTGCAAGTCGCGCCCGCCGCATCGGTGAACACGCATTCAGCAACAATGAGATTTTTGCCCGCTTTGAGCGGCACAACAACGCATGAATCTTTGACAACAACCCCATTGATTTTGCAGACGCTCGTGATGGGCGCAACGCCGCCGCTTGCTTCCGTGACAACACAAACCTTGACGGTTGAATCACATGTGGCAAAGCCCGAGTCCGGGCTAGTGATGGCGACGTTACAAACAATCGTCTCAATCACGTTCTTTACCGTCAGCTTAAAAGCCGCGGTTTTGGAAAGACTGCCGGGCCTGGCGTTGTCGGTGACGGTGACAATAATATTGTCATACTCGCCGGAATCGCCGAAACTCGGCGCAAAGCGAATTATTCCCGTGCCATCGTGGTTGTCAATTAAACTGCCGAATGTGGGCAAATTCGCCGCCGAAAAGAACAGGCTATCGCCGTCGGGATCCGACGCGGCGAGCGCGACTTCCAGGATCGCGCCCTCCTCCATCACTTGATTGGCAATAGGCTGCAATTGCGGCGAGCGATTCACATTGTTGACGGTTAATGAGAAAGCCCCGGAATCCGTCAAAGCGGCGACTGCATGATCAGTCACAATAACTTCGAGATTGTAGCCGCCGGCATCGGTAAAGCCCGGCGCAAAACGAATCGTAGCGGTGCCATTGTGATGATCAACAAGGCTGCCAAAGACGGGCAAATTGTTGATCGAAAATGACAGGCTATCGTTATCGGGATCAGAGGCTGCCAGAGTCACTTCCAACATTGCGCCTTCATCTACCATTTGATTGGCGATGGGCTGCAATTGCGGCGCGCGATTCACATCATTCACGGTCAAAATAAAGCGTACAGTATCCGACAGCGCCGGAGTTGCGTCATCAGCAGCAATCACCTCGAGATTGTAGGCGCCGGCATCAGTAAAACCCGGCTGAAAATTAATTGTGCCCGTGCCGTCGTTATTGTTGGTAAAAACGCCGAAAGCAGGCAAGCCGTTGACGACCAGGCTCACGTTATTTCCATCTTCATCTTTTGCGATGATGGAGACGTTCAGCGTGCTGCCTTCATCCATCGTTTGATCGAGGATTTCATCCAAAACCGGAGGCCGATTCGCCTGATTCACCGTGAGATTGAATGAAACGGTATCAGATAATGCGGGCACGCCGTTATCTGTGGCGATGACTTGCAGGTTGAGATAATTCCCCAAATCTGTAAGGCTCGGCATGAAGCGAATCAAGCCCTGACCGCTACCATTATCCATGAAGCTCACAAAACCGGGGAAATTGCTCGGCGTCAAGGTGATGCCATCGCCGTCGGTGTCAGAAGCCGAGACATTGACATCGAGCATCGCGCCTGCGTCCATGATCACATTTGAAATTGGATCGATCACCGGCGCATGATTGCGCACGCGCAGGAACGCATCTTTGACTACGAGTAGGGGCAGCAAATTGCCTGTGATAGAAGTCATCAGTCCCGGGAAACTCAAATCAATGATTGTTGCGGAGCTGGGCGCGCCGATGACCCTGAAGTTGACGTTCAAAATCACGAATTTCGACGGTGCGATGCCTCCGGCCACAAACTGGTTCCACTCAAGGGTTCCGCTGGCAGCATTCGCGGCATTTACGGTGGGAGAATTCCACGGACTGGGGCCAGCCGTGTGGCTGACATATTGAACAACACCGGAGTTCCATTCCAGCTTGGCTTGATAAGCCGCGACGCGATTGTCGCCCGCGGGCAAATCGCGCGAATCAATGCTGATCGTGGCCGTGACAAGCGCGCCGGCCTCCGGCGTTGAATCGCTCAACGCAACTTCCGCTGTGACTTGATTGAGTGCGAGCGCGCGCTCGGATTGTG encodes the following:
- a CDS encoding T9SS type A sorting domain-containing protein, with protein sequence QSERALALNQVTAEVALSDSTPEAGALVTATISIDSRDLPAGDNRVAAYQAKLEWNSGVVQYVSHTAGPSPWNSPTVNAANAASGTLEWNQFVAGGIAPSKFVILNVNFRVIGAPSSATIIDLSFPGLMTSITGNLLPLLVVKDAFLRVRNHAPVIDPISNVIMDAGAMLDVNVSASDTDGDGITLTPSNFPGFVSFMDNGSGQGLIRFMPSLTDLGNYLNLQVIATDNGVPALSDTVSFNLTVNQANRPPVLDEILDQTMDEGSTLNVSIIAKDEDGNNVSLVVNGLPAFGVFTNNNDGTGTINFQPGFTDAGAYNLEVIAADDATPALSDTVRFILTVNDVNRAPQLQPIANQMVDEGAMLEVTLAASDPDNDSLSFSINNLPVFGSLVDHHNGTATIRFAPGFTDAGGYNLEVIVTDHAVAALTDSGAFSLTVNNVNRSPQLQPIANQVMEEGAILEVALAASDPDGDSLFFSAANLPTFGSLIDNHDGTGIIRFAPSFGDSGEYDNIIVTVTDNARPGSLSKTAAFKLTVKNVIETIVCNVAITSPDSGFATCDSTVKVCVVTEASGGVAPITSVCKINGVVVKDSCVVVPLKAGKNLIVAECVFTDAAGATCTSIDSISVYASRLASTVTITSPADSSAICASSINVSGTTAVSGGLGAVTSTCTINGNPVAVNGGVFGATVQLQPGYNFIIAECTYRDTLGCTTVSADTVVVLSDTTAPTATFDFTQLPLITGEAVDEESGIAKIEVVEVRNRVVIIENFTPGDKRVRFRSERTQPQGASGFLLKLTNMAGCEILADPIYLRLDPNQGPAQFTLPPADRYLYVDNRGLERISMKINQHEVNLIAGAEGKGRDGNTYFMPAFGKRSIDLFEYLGTGDNEYVVTAFGPEDANADFLITDFKVDDTGTGVAGGHRNDDSVPTAFTLAQNYPNPFNPETRIRFEVPQGWTAPVTLRIFNVQGQLVQTLVDGFMPPGQHTVTWNARTAGGQAVSTGVYFYQIRSGDFVAVRKMLLEK